One genomic window of Syngnathus acus chromosome 11, fSynAcu1.2, whole genome shotgun sequence includes the following:
- the LOC119130296 gene encoding uncharacterized protein LOC119130296 has protein sequence MCKVRMLRVLVNERLNVAMEEIFGLFESTIAEYEEQLCRSKEEIERQRQLLDAVFVEPVEDGIHRADVLPEQQQRRQHDAEPPSVKKENKEETEEDEQHSRLPSVAPERQHEAALLCVKKERNDEEEHARETLAVKSKRGCKRKVGSGLVEPVRVADVSAGEDVPSGWEDAVELAVELADDSSSSTSVEDDRRRSSSYAWTRADKGLLAAFFEEYPMFYNSCLDEFKDPGIKRAVVRQFVKEHFEHKGRPAPSYEQVMGFLKNYRTRFVKLSSKKSAGADEHLTATERWILDNFDYLRPHIKKRRGRVARQFPSEASPRAARDDRADKPAPSACATCGAAGQASTLDANEPPPRVRQQRGGHSAAFPDGEPKIQTIAQYLRELMTSTSEDQT, from the exons ATGTGCAAAGTCCGGATGCTGAGAGTCTTGGTGAACGAGCGACTCAATGTCGCCATGGAAGAAATCTTCGGACTGTTCGAAAGTACCATCGCCGAGTACGAGGAGCAACTTTGCCGATCCAAAGAGGAGATCGAGCGACAACGACAACTGCTGGACGCCGTTTTCGTGGAGCCAGTCGAAGATGGGATACATCGAGCAG ACGTTCTCccagagcagcagcagcggcggcagcacGACGCAGAGCCTCCTTctgtcaaaaaagaaaacaaggagGAAACAGAGGAGGATGAGCAGCACTCTCGCTTGCCAA GCGTTGCGCCAGAGCGGCAACATGAAGCAGCGCTCCTCTGCGTGAAAAAGGAAAGGAACGATGAGGAGGAGCATGCGAGAGAGACGCTCGCGG TCAAGAGCAAACGAGGCTGCAAGAGGAAGGTGGGGAGCGGGCTGGTGGAGCCGGTGCGGGTCGCCGATGTTTCCGCTGGGGAAGATGTTCCTTCGGGATGGGAAGACGCCGTCGAGCTTGCGGTGGAGCTTGCGGACGACTCATCGTCCTCGACCTCCGTTGAGGACGACAGGAGGAGGAGCTCGAGTTACGCTTGGACGCGGGCCGACAAGGGGCTGCTGGCTGCCTTTTTTGAGGAGTACCCCATGTTCTACAACTCCTGTCTGGACGAGTTCAAGGACCCCGGCATCAAAAGAGCCGTGGTCAGGCAGTTTGTCAAGGAACACTTTGAACACAAGGGCCGTCCTGCACCAAGTT ATGAGCAAGTGATGGGCTTCCTGAAGAATTACCGGACCAGGTTTGTCAAGCTCAGTAGCAAAAAGTCAGCTGGGGCAGATGAGCATCTGACGGCCACGGAGCGCTGGATTCTTGACAACTTTGACTACCTGCGCCCTCATATTAAAAAGCGACGTGGTCGAGTCGCGCGCCAG TTCCCTTCTGAGGCGTCACCCAGGGCGGCCCGGGACGATCGAGCCGACAAGCCCGCTCCCTCCGCCTGCGCCACGTGCGGGGCGGCTGGCCAGGCCTCCACCCTCGACGCCAATGAGCCACCTCCACGGGTGAGGCAGCAGAGAGGTGGGCACAGCGCTGCTTTCCCCGACGGCGAGCCCAAGATCCAGACCATCGCACAGTACCTGAGAGAGCTCATGACGAGCACGTCAGAAGACCAGACTTGA
- the LOC119130390 gene encoding dysbindin-like isoform X1, producing MSTAPAAADESQRNSPEVDCDPTPKGSRSQCADAGDDGQRKPKDKHKLLEEAFQQDVEQYLSTGYLQIVERRGPTGSMSSMEVNVDMLEQMDLMDMSDQEAIDVFLHSGGEDNSAASPVAAGPESLSAELSLAVPTQTELRLKMTSACADGDEEEDLEEEEEGQEEEGARRTIRRRRRKRAPPLVPTPGHQGGTPNL from the exons ATGTCCACTGCGCCTGCTGCGGCCGACGAGAGCCAGAGGAACTCTC CGGAGGTGGACTGTGATCCCACGCCCAAGGGGTCCCGCTCTCAGTGTGCTGACGCTGGCGATGACGGGCAGCGGAAGCCGAAAGACAAACATAAGCTGCTGGAGGAGGCCTTCCAGCAGGATGTGGAGCAGTACCTGTCCACAGGTTACCTCCAGATCGTCGAGAGGAGAG GGCCAACAGGCAGCATGTCGTCCATGGAGGTCAACGTGGACATGCTGGAGCAGATGGACCTGATGGACATGTCGGACCAAGAGGCGATCGACGTCTTCCTGCACTCGGGCGGAGAGGACAACAGCGCCGCCTCGCCCGTCGCGG CAGGTCCCGAGTCTTTGAGCGCCGAGCTCAGCCTTGCGGTTCCCACTCAGACCGAGCTGCGCCTCAAGATGACGTCGGCGTGCGCTGACGGCGATGAGGAAGAGGActtggaggaagaggaggaagggcAAGAGGAGGAAGGCGCCAGGAGGACcataaggaggaggaggagaaagagggcTCCCCCGCTCGTGCCAACGCCCGGCCATCAAGGCGGGACCCCGAATCTTTGA
- the LOC119130390 gene encoding dysbindin-like isoform X3, with amino-acid sequence MSTAPAAADESQRNSPEVDCDPTPKGSRSQCADAGDDGQRKPKDKHKLLEEAFQQDVEQYLSTGYLQIVERRGSMSSMEVNVDMLEQMDLMDMSDQEAIDVFLHSGGEDNSAASPVAAGPESLSAELSLAVPTQTELRLKMTSACADGDEEEDLEEEEEGQEEEGARRTIRRRRRKRAPPLVPTPGHQGGTPNL; translated from the exons ATGTCCACTGCGCCTGCTGCGGCCGACGAGAGCCAGAGGAACTCTC CGGAGGTGGACTGTGATCCCACGCCCAAGGGGTCCCGCTCTCAGTGTGCTGACGCTGGCGATGACGGGCAGCGGAAGCCGAAAGACAAACATAAGCTGCTGGAGGAGGCCTTCCAGCAGGATGTGGAGCAGTACCTGTCCACAGGTTACCTCCAGATCGTCGAGAGGAGAG GCAGCATGTCGTCCATGGAGGTCAACGTGGACATGCTGGAGCAGATGGACCTGATGGACATGTCGGACCAAGAGGCGATCGACGTCTTCCTGCACTCGGGCGGAGAGGACAACAGCGCCGCCTCGCCCGTCGCGG CAGGTCCCGAGTCTTTGAGCGCCGAGCTCAGCCTTGCGGTTCCCACTCAGACCGAGCTGCGCCTCAAGATGACGTCGGCGTGCGCTGACGGCGATGAGGAAGAGGActtggaggaagaggaggaagggcAAGAGGAGGAAGGCGCCAGGAGGACcataaggaggaggaggagaaagagggcTCCCCCGCTCGTGCCAACGCCCGGCCATCAAGGCGGGACCCCGAATCTTTGA
- the LOC119130390 gene encoding dysbindin-like isoform X2 — MSTAPAAADESQRNSPEVDCDPTPKGSRSQCADAGDDGQRKPKDKHKLLEEAFQQDVEQYLSTGYLQIVERRGPTGSMSSMEVNVDMLEQMDLMDMSDQEAIDVFLHSGGEDNSAASPVAGPESLSAELSLAVPTQTELRLKMTSACADGDEEEDLEEEEEGQEEEGARRTIRRRRRKRAPPLVPTPGHQGGTPNL; from the exons ATGTCCACTGCGCCTGCTGCGGCCGACGAGAGCCAGAGGAACTCTC CGGAGGTGGACTGTGATCCCACGCCCAAGGGGTCCCGCTCTCAGTGTGCTGACGCTGGCGATGACGGGCAGCGGAAGCCGAAAGACAAACATAAGCTGCTGGAGGAGGCCTTCCAGCAGGATGTGGAGCAGTACCTGTCCACAGGTTACCTCCAGATCGTCGAGAGGAGAG GGCCAACAGGCAGCATGTCGTCCATGGAGGTCAACGTGGACATGCTGGAGCAGATGGACCTGATGGACATGTCGGACCAAGAGGCGATCGACGTCTTCCTGCACTCGGGCGGAGAGGACAACAGCGCCGCCTCGCCCGTCGCGG GTCCCGAGTCTTTGAGCGCCGAGCTCAGCCTTGCGGTTCCCACTCAGACCGAGCTGCGCCTCAAGATGACGTCGGCGTGCGCTGACGGCGATGAGGAAGAGGActtggaggaagaggaggaagggcAAGAGGAGGAAGGCGCCAGGAGGACcataaggaggaggaggagaaagagggcTCCCCCGCTCGTGCCAACGCCCGGCCATCAAGGCGGGACCCCGAATCTTTGA
- the arpp21 gene encoding cAMP-regulated phosphoprotein 21 translates to MDTAVEADPARDIGSPPASPLPCSSVPTQEIDKDSKQSLCHQTAVQKKVKAKGKLVRSMAVCDDKEEHLQAPTSESASCPEEEVEKSSSPDKESSVEYRDSTGVDLQRFIVDTLNSNPRDRMMMLKLEQDMVTFIMGDSTFKKFPHMSSYHRMLVHRVAAFFGMEHNVDQTGKSVIINRTSSTRIPEQRFLDQVQEDKATEIPHWKTILKRDSSSDEQTRRYTLRDKQSKSMEEREEEYQKVRERIFSQEPLCTREGGHVESRPSEECNAYAETQRRRQLFRGSRDSSGSSWTGSSRQSSTETDCRYGNEPRPWSSTDSDSSSYQWTAAAAPKPRPPQAANSGWEPHGTAGSVSLYRVSSEPPTMAEPPAHPAFILENGIPPGSILVNPHTGQPFLNPDGSPVVYNPPGAQQPIRSQMQGAPAQQPPQQVYSSVSYSAPQMLPVAPSQQYPAVEDLSQQFAHVAVSCQPASEPAPLYPPAQGFVFAAPPPPPPPPPPAPHQPPNTHSYCQPSPQGPAFYYSQYPTSAQHPVKAASPGCSAGYAPVVGVPQQQSYTAVPPHHCSILQGGVSVYQPGKLGEAGYCCMVAPPHPHCGPAWTTQH, encoded by the exons ATGGACACAGCAGTGGAGGCGGACCCCGCCCGCGACATCGGTAGCCCCCCCGCATCCCCCCTCCCTTGCAGCAGCGTGCCCACCCAGGAGATTGACAAGGACAGCAAGCAG AGCCTTTGTCACCAGACGGCAGTgcagaaaaaagtcaag GCCAAAGGCAAGCTTGTGCGCAGCATGGCTGTGTGTGACGACAAGGAAGAACACCTTCAG GCGCCGACGTCCGAGAGCGCTTCCTGTCcggaggaggaagtggagaaGAGCAGCTCACCTGACAAAG AGAGCAGCGTGGAGTACCGCGACTCGACGGGCGTGGACCTTCAACGTTTCATCGTTGACACGCTCAACAGCAACCCCAGAGACCGCATGATGATGCTCAAGCTAGAGCAGGACATGGTCACCTTCATCATGGGAGACAG CACGTTCAAGAAGTTCCCGCACATGTCTTCGTACCATCGCATGCTGGTGCACCGCGTGGCCGCCTTCTTCGGCATGGAGCACAACGTGGACCAGACGGGAAAGTCGGTCATCATCAACCGCACCAGCAGCACACGCAT ACCGGAGCAACGTTTTCTGGACCAGGTTCAGGAGGACAAAGCCACAGAGATCCCACACTGGAAAACTATTTTGAAACGTGACAGCAGCTCAGACGAGCAG ACGCGCCGCTACACTTTACGTGACAAGCAAAGTAAGTCAATGGAGGAGCGAGAGGAAGAGTACCAAAAAGTGCGAGAGAGAATCTTCAGCCAGGAG cctCTTTGCACACGGGAGGGCGGCCACGTTGAGAGCAG gCCCTCCGAGGAATGCAACGCATACGCCGAGACCCAGAGGAGAAGGCAGCTCTTCAG GGGCAGTCGCGACAGCTCGGGCTCCAGCTGGACGGGCAGCAGCCGGCAAAGCAGCACAGAGACCGACTGTCGCTACGGCAACGAGCCCCGGCCGTGGAGCAGCACCGACTCGGATTCGTCCTCGTACCAGTGgactgccgccgccgcccccaaGCCTCGCCCCCCGCAGGCCGCCAACTCCGGCTGGGAGCCTCACGGCACAGCAG GTTCCGTTTCTCTCTACAGAGTGTCCTCCGAGCCCCCCACTATGGCCGAGCCTCCCGCCCACCCCGCCTTCATCTTGGAGAACGGCATCCCACCGGGAAGCATCCTGGTCAACCCGCACACTG GACAGCCTTTCCTGAACCCTGATGGAAGCCCTGTGGTGTACAACCCGCCTGGTGctcaacagccaatcagaagccAGATGCAGGGAGCGCCGGCACAGCAGCCACCACAGcag GTGTACTCGTCCGTCTCATACTCAGCCCCGCAGATGTTGCCTGTGGCCCCCTCGCAGCAATACCCCGCC GTGGAAGACCTGTCGCAGCAGTTTGCCCACGTGGCTGTCAGCTGTCAACCGGCGAGCGAGCCCGCGCCCCTTTACCCTCCCGCCCAAGGCTTTGTGTTCGCGGCAccgcctccgccgccgcccccgccccctcccgctCCTCATCAACCTCCCAACACCCACAGCTACTGCCAGCCCTCACCGCAG GGTCCTGCCTTCTACTACAGCCAGTATCCTACCTCAGCTCAACACCCGGTCAAAGCCGCGTCACCTGGCTGCAGCGCAG GTTATGCCCCCGTGGTGGGTGTCCCGCAGCAACAGTCGTACACAGCCGTGCCACCGCACCACTGTAGCATTCTTCAG GGCGGTGTCTCTGTGTATCAACCCGGTAAACTCGGCGAGGCGGGATACTGCTGTATGGTGGCACCGCCGCACCCCCACTGTGGTCCCGCCTGGACCACACAACActga
- the cyhr1 gene encoding cysteine and histidine-rich protein 1 yields the protein MSAMEDDDMMSAPGGSSAVPVAGAAEAAVAGAGLVGQEDVVMRPETDSDEPPKKKTKVPEAESGKLEERLYSVLCCTVCLDLPKASVYQCTNGHLMCAGCFIHLLADSRLKEEQATCPNCRCEISKNLCCRNLAVEKAVSELPTECTFCLKQFPRSSLERHQKDECQDRVTMCKYKRIGCPWQGPFHEMPAHEGECSHPTKTGTELMGILGEMDQNHRRDMQLYNSIFGLLCYEKIGFTEVQFRPYRTDDFITRLYYETPRFTVLNQTWVLKARVNDSERNPNLSCKRTLSFQLILKSKVNTALECSFLLLKGPYDDVRIKPVIHHYAFSNDDSETDYVLLPICDSVECNKLLAAKNINLRLFIFQVQK from the exons ATGTCCGCCATGGAAGACGATGACATGATGTCTGCGCCCGGTGGCTCCTCCGCGGTCCCGGTGGCGGGGGCGGCCGAAGCGGCTGTGGCAGGGGCCGGGCTTGTCGGGCAGGAGGACGTCGTGATGCGGCCCGAGACGGACTCGGACGAGCCCCCCAAGAAGAAGACCAAAGTGCCCGAGGCGGAGTCCGGCAAGTTGGAGGAGAGACTGTACTCTGTGCTCTGCTGCACCGTGTGCCTAGACTTGCCCAAGGCGTCTGTGTATCAG TGCACCAACGGTCATCTGATGTGCGCGGGCTGCTTCATTCACCTGCTGGCCGACTCTCGCCTCAAGGAGGAGCAGGCCACTTGTCCCAACTGCAG GTGTGAGATCAGCAAGAACCTGTGCTGCAGGAACCTGGCGGTAGAGAAGGCGGTTAGCGAGCTGCCCACGGAATGCACATTCTGCCTTAAACAGTTCCCAAGGTCCAGTCTGGAGAGACACCAGAAGGACGAATGCCAGGACAG GGTGACGATGTGCAAGTACAAGCGAATTGGGTGCCCGTGGCAGGGTCCCTTCCACGAGATGCCGGCTCACGAGGGCGAGTGCTCGCACCCCACCAAGACAGGCACGGAGCTGATGGGCATTCTGGGTGAAATGGACCAGAATCACCGCAGGGACATGCAGCTCTACAACAGCATCTTCGGCCTCCTCTGCTACGAGAAGATCGGATTCACCG AGGTGCAGTTCCGGCCGTACCGCACGGACGACTTCATCACGAGACTGTATTATGAGACGCCGCGCTTCACCGTGCTCAACCAGACTTGGGTGTTGAAGGCGCGCGTCAACGACTCGGAGCGCAATCCCAACTTGTCGTGCAAGCGCACGCTCTCCTTCCAGCTCATCCTCAAGAGCAAG GTGAACACGGCGCTGGAGTGCTCGTTCCTGCTGCTGAAAGGCCCGTATGACGACGTGCGCATCAAGCCGGTCATCCATCACTACGCCTTCAGCAACGACGATAGCGAGACGGACTACGTGCTGCTGCCCATCTGCGACTCTGTCGAGTGCAACAAACTGCTGGCCGCCAAAAACATCAACCTGCGCCTCTTCATCTTCCAGgtccaaaagtaa